Genomic segment of Paenibacillus sp. FSL R5-0623:
AATTGATGTGAGCACAAGCCTGCCTGGGGCGCTCAAGACCCTTAACACATTGGGCAATGTGGAGCGTGTGCTTACATCGGGAGGAAAACGGACAGCGCCTGAAGCGATGCTAGAACTGAAACAACTTCAGCAATTGGGGCAAGCCTTGAACATCGCTGTCATGGCAGGGTCGGGGGTCACCATAGAGGGAATTCAAACGCTAGTGAGGCAGACGGGTATCACGGAAATCCATATGGGATCAGGCGTGAGGTACAAAGGCAGCTTTAATTATCCCATTGATCCACATTTGGTTGAAGAAGCCAAGCAGCAGTTATTGCTTGCATCACAGCCGTTCATGGACAGTAGTGCACTGAGTAGCGGTCCAAGCAAGGGTGGTCCAATGATATAGGGATGCGCTAAATAAAAGGAGTGATACGCCATGAATTATGAACTGCAACCAGCCGAATGGATTAAGTCCGCAGCACAGGTCAGCCCATCCGAACGCCAGCTGAGATGGCAGGAGATGGAGTTCTACGCGTTTATTCATTTTACGGTAAATACATTTACGGATCAGGAATGGGGCACTGGGGAGGAAGACCCGGCGATTTTCAATCCTTCTGAATTGAGCGCAGCGCAATGGGTGCAGGCGTGCAAGGCTGCGGGGATGAATGGGCTGATTTTGACGTGCAAGCATCATGATGGATTTTGTTTGTGGCCAAGTCAGTTTACAGAGCACACGGTTGCAGCCAGTCCGTGGAGGAACGGTGCGGGGGATTTGGTTCGGGAAGTCGCCGATGCCTGCCGTGAGGGTGGATTGAGGTTTGGCGTGTACCTGTCTCCTTGGGATCGTCATGAAGCCTCCTACGGAGATTCGGAGAGGTATAACGAGTTTTTCCTCCAACAGTTGCGCGAGCTGCTTACGAATTATGGCGACATCTTCTGTGTATGGTTTGATGGTGCATGTGGTGAGGGTCCAAATGGCAAAAGGCAGGTCTATGACTGGGACGCCTATTATGCGCTTATTCGTGAGCTCCAGCCCGAAGCTGTCATCTCGGTATGTGGTCCGGATGTTCGCTGGTGTGGCAATGAGGCGGGACACACACGGGAATCGGAATGGAGTGTTGTGCCAGAGCATATGCAGGATAACGAGAAGATTCAGGAGCAATCGCAACAGGTGGATGACGGCGAGTTTGCCAGAAGGATCAATACGCAGGACAGTGATTTGGGAAGCCGAAAGGTCATTCGTTCCCAAGGTGACCCACTGATCTGGTACCCTGCCGAGGTAAATACCTCAATTCGCCCAGGATGGTTCTATCATGCCAGTGAAGATGATCAGGTCAAAACACTGGAAGAACTGCTCGCCGTCTATTACGGTGCAGTAGGAGGCAACGCCACCTTTTTACTCAATCTGCCACCGGATACGCGTGGTCTCATTCACGAAACGGATGTCAAGCGACTACAGGAATTGGGAGATTCGCTGCGCACCATTTTTCAGGAAAATTTCGCCTTGCAGGCGCTGGTAAAAGCATCGGAGACGATGGATGAACAACATGCCATATCGGAAGTGCTGACGGAACACAGGGATACGTATTGGTGTCCTCACGAAGGAACGGAGCAGGCTTGGATCGAGCTTGATTTGCAGGAAGAACGATCGTTTGACCGGGTGGTGCTGATGGAACATATCCAGACAGGCCAACGGATTGAGCGATTTACACTGGAGTCACTGAGGGCAGATGGTGGTTGGGAAGAGTTCTACAAGGGGACGGTGGTGGGATATAAACGAATTTGCTGTTTCCCACTGGTCACATCGAGAAAGATGCGTTTAAGCACTCATGAATCCAGATGGTGCCCTACGTTGTCCGGGTTAGGTATATATCTGAGCGAGCGGGGAGGGTTATAACATGGCTGTGCTGACGTATAAAGGTTCACAGTTCATGTATGATGGCGAGCCCATTCGGATTTTGTCGGGTGCCATTCATTATTTCAGAGTGGTCCCCGACTATTGGGAGGATCGATTACTCAAGCTGAAAGCCTGCGGTTTCAATACGGTGGAGACGTATGTGGCGTGGAATGTTCATGAGCCGCAGCCGGGGCAGTATTGTTTTGAAGGCGTGGCTGATCTGGAACGTTTTATTCGCATTGCGGGAGATGTGGGTCTGCATGTGATTGTTCGTCCAAGTCCTTATATATGTGCCGAGTGGGAGTTTGGCGGA
This window contains:
- a CDS encoding copper homeostasis protein CutC — encoded protein: MKRQPILEVIAVDAADAIAAEQGGADRIELVSAMSEGGLTPSYGIMEHVVSQVSIPVYVMIRPHSRSFRYSTDDIHVMTRDIRVARELGAAGIVIGALTGNGEVDLISLQSCMAEAQGLGVTFHRAIDVSTSLPGALKTLNTLGNVERVLTSGGKRTAPEAMLELKQLQQLGQALNIAVMAGSGVTIEGIQTLVRQTGITEIHMGSGVRYKGSFNYPIDPHLVEEAKQQLLLASQPFMDSSALSSGPSKGGPMI
- a CDS encoding alpha-L-fucosidase codes for the protein MNYELQPAEWIKSAAQVSPSERQLRWQEMEFYAFIHFTVNTFTDQEWGTGEEDPAIFNPSELSAAQWVQACKAAGMNGLILTCKHHDGFCLWPSQFTEHTVAASPWRNGAGDLVREVADACREGGLRFGVYLSPWDRHEASYGDSERYNEFFLQQLRELLTNYGDIFCVWFDGACGEGPNGKRQVYDWDAYYALIRELQPEAVISVCGPDVRWCGNEAGHTRESEWSVVPEHMQDNEKIQEQSQQVDDGEFARRINTQDSDLGSRKVIRSQGDPLIWYPAEVNTSIRPGWFYHASEDDQVKTLEELLAVYYGAVGGNATFLLNLPPDTRGLIHETDVKRLQELGDSLRTIFQENFALQALVKASETMDEQHAISEVLTEHRDTYWCPHEGTEQAWIELDLQEERSFDRVVLMEHIQTGQRIERFTLESLRADGGWEEFYKGTVVGYKRICCFPLVTSRKMRLSTHESRWCPTLSGLGIYLSERGGL